The genomic stretch CGTCCCGTTCGTCCTCGTGGCGCTGGGAGCCCGGTGGGCGATGAGCGCCACCACGTTCCTCCGCCGGCACGCCCGCACGGTGACCCGCGTCGGCGGCGCGGTCCTGGTGCTGGTGGGCCTCATGCTGCTCACCGGGGCCTGGACCGAGCTCATGCAGTGGCTGCGCTCCTGGCTCGCGGCCAGCGGCTTCGCGGAGACCTCGCTGTGACCGAGCGTGCGAGGTCACACATCGGCAGAGCGACTGGCACGGCACCGACGAGCGCCAGCGAGGAGGAGCTGTGACGGTGACCGCCCCGCCGCGCCCGCCGGCCGCGCCGCCCCCGCCCGCGCGCCCGTCCTTCGGCCGCCGGTTCACGGGGCGGCTGCTGCACTGGTGGCGGCGGCTCACGGCGATGCGCACCGCGATCGTGCTGCTGTTCCTGCTCGCGCTCGCCGCCGTGCCTGGCTCGTTGCTGCCCCAGCGGTCGCTGTCGCAGAACAACGTGCGCCAGTACTTCGCCGACCACCCGACGCTGGCCCCGGTGCTGGACCGGCTGTACCTGTTCGACGTCTTCAGCTCGCCCTGGTTCGCGGCGGTCTACCTGCTGCTGTTCGTCTCGCTGATCGGCTGCGTCCTGCCGCGCGCCCTCGAGCACGCCCGCAGCCTGCGGGCGGCGCCTCCGCCGGCTCCCCGCAACCTGCTGCGCCTCCCGGACTCGGACCGGCTCACCACGCCGCTGCCCGCGGCACGGGCGCTGGACGCGGTGGAGGAGGAGCTGCGGGTCCGCCGGTTCCGCGTCGTCCGCCGGCAGGGCAGTGCCCATTCCGCCGGGACCGGCGGCGACCTGTCGGCGGAGAAGGGCTACCTCAAGGAGACCGGCAACCTGCTCTTCCACCTGTCGCTGGTGGCCCTGCTGCTGGGACTGGCCGGCGGCAAGCTCTGGGGGTACGAGGGCAGCATCCTGGTCACCGAGGGTCAGGGTTTCTGCAACTCGTTCCAGCAGTACGACACCTACTCGGCCGGGCCGTTGGTCGACAGCGGCGATCTCAGCCCGCTCTGCGTCGACCTCGAGGACTTCCGGGCCGAGTACGAGGAGAACCTGACCGCGGCGTCGTTCACGGCCGACATCCGCTTCGGCGCCCCCGGTCAGGACGGCCGGCCCACCACCATCGGGATCAACGAGCCGCTCCGGGTGGACGGCGACCGCGTCTACCTGACGGGGCACGGGTTCAGCCCCACGTTCAGCGTCACCCGGCCGGACGGCACGGCGCTCACCGACGTCTCCGTGCCCTTCCTGCCCGCGGACCAGGCGACCATGGCCAGCCAGGGCGCGCTCAAGATCCCCGACCTCGGCGGCGGCGACGACCAGCTGGCCCTCGAGGGGTTCTTCGCCCCCACCGGGTTGGTGCAGGGCGGGATCCTCACCTCGGTCGATCCCCGTCCGTTGGAGCCCCGGGTCGCGGTGGTGGCCTACGAGGGCTACCTCGGCCTCGACTCCGGCATCCCGCAGTCGGTCTACTCGCTGGACGCCACCCAGATCGACCGGGGGCGGCTGGTCGAGGTCGGCGCGGGCAACCTGGCGCTCGGCGAGTCGCTCACCCTTCCCGACGGGACGACGGTGACGTTCACCGGCTTCCGCGAGTTCGCGGCGCTGCAGTACTCGCACGACCCGGGGCAGGGCTGGGTGCTGGCCAGCTCCATCGCCCTGCTCGCCGGCCTGCTCGGCATGCTCCTGCTGCGCCGGGAGCGGGTGTTCGCCCGGGCGGAGGCCGCGCCGGGCGGCGGCGGTACCGTGCTGACACTCGCCTCGCTCACCAGGGGCAGCGGCGAGAACGCGCCCCGGTTCGCCGCCCTGACCGACGACCTGGCCGGACAGCTGGACGAAGCGCTCACCGAGCGTGCCCGAGGACCCGAACCGGAGGACTCCCCGCGTGACTCCTGACTCGCTCGCCGCGCTGTCGGACAACTTGTTCTCGATCACCGTGGCGCTGTACTCGGTCGCGGTCGTGGCGTTCTGCGCCCAGCTCGCCTTCGGGCGACGCCCGGCGCGGGAGCTGGTGGGCGCCGGCGCACCGGTCGAGCCCGCGCCACCGGTCGAGGACAGCCGCGGCCGCCGCTGGGGCGCGCTGGCCATGGGCCTGACCGTGCTGGGTGCGCTGACCCACGCCGGCGTCCTCGTCGCCCGCGGACTGGCGACCGAGCGCCTGCCCCTCGGCAACATGTACGAGTTCTCGACCGCCGTCGTGCTGGTCGCCGTGCTCGTCTACGTGGTCTTCGCGCTGCGCGCCCCCACGCTCCGCCACCTGGGGCTGTTCGTGCTCGCCCCGGTCGTGCTCTCGCTCGTCCTGATCGGGCTCTTCCTCTACGCCGAGGCCGGCCCGCTGGTCGCGGCGCTGCGGTCGTACTGGCTGGCGATCCACGTCAGCACCGCCGTCATCGGGTTCGGCATCTTCTTCGTCAGCGGCGTCGCCAGCGCCCTGTACCTGGTGCGGGTGCGG from Blastococcus sp. PRF04-17 encodes the following:
- the resB gene encoding cytochrome c biogenesis protein ResB, translated to MTAPPRPPAAPPPPARPSFGRRFTGRLLHWWRRLTAMRTAIVLLFLLALAAVPGSLLPQRSLSQNNVRQYFADHPTLAPVLDRLYLFDVFSSPWFAAVYLLLFVSLIGCVLPRALEHARSLRAAPPPAPRNLLRLPDSDRLTTPLPAARALDAVEEELRVRRFRVVRRQGSAHSAGTGGDLSAEKGYLKETGNLLFHLSLVALLLGLAGGKLWGYEGSILVTEGQGFCNSFQQYDTYSAGPLVDSGDLSPLCVDLEDFRAEYEENLTAASFTADIRFGAPGQDGRPTTIGINEPLRVDGDRVYLTGHGFSPTFSVTRPDGTALTDVSVPFLPADQATMASQGALKIPDLGGGDDQLALEGFFAPTGLVQGGILTSVDPRPLEPRVAVVAYEGYLGLDSGIPQSVYSLDATQIDRGRLVEVGAGNLALGESLTLPDGTTVTFTGFREFAALQYSHDPGQGWVLASSIALLAGLLGMLLLRRERVFARAEAAPGGGGTVLTLASLTRGSGENAPRFAALTDDLAGQLDEALTERARGPEPEDSPRDS
- the ccsB gene encoding c-type cytochrome biogenesis protein CcsB — its product is MTPDSLAALSDNLFSITVALYSVAVVAFCAQLAFGRRPARELVGAGAPVEPAPPVEDSRGRRWGALAMGLTVLGALTHAGVLVARGLATERLPLGNMYEFSTAVVLVAVLVYVVFALRAPTLRHLGLFVLAPVVLSLVLIGLFLYAEAGPLVAALRSYWLAIHVSTAVIGFGIFFVSGVASALYLVRVRHDERVATGEASAGLISRLPGATAIDRVAHRSAVFGFPIWTFAVIAGAIWAEAAWGRFWGWDPKETWAFIAWVVYAAYLHARTTAGWRGKPAAWVNVVGLGVMIFNLTFVNMVSTGLHSYAGVG